One genomic segment of Syngnathus acus chromosome 1, fSynAcu1.2, whole genome shotgun sequence includes these proteins:
- the polg2 gene encoding DNA polymerase subunit gamma-2, mitochondrial isoform X2 — translation MDVELFVDRHFISPGDTNVELFKRGRGCNYGPLGTELRENVLHQWWRSMTGSRDQVFGINTPSCSTGSHDAARGQWGYLAVPDPNNVVNILEETELSKEQNVHTFLQTSPMLRTSLIPGSLEQFVPIFEMVNRKLPFGIAETGRCFQSSKDGDGCPAEVTQASLVWFCSSRTSSQWLDHWARQRLKWWRKFALAPSDFSSSDVSLDELEGPTSRGLKIFYKFPWGQEPVEVLWSRGDGELLQLHKEARSKLQSRDGRKSIPHVVSITGNVNRGLLAFLSNSLQLHKREDTKQKLQQRKVLKLHPLLAPVKVALVISRGATMELRKVCEGLLQELKESKISAWPGYLETSPSPMDQLNSKYDEMGVLFTAVISGNTLESGLLQIRSRDTTIKETMHISELKNFLCRYISAADNM, via the exons ATGGATGTTGAG CTCTTTGTGGACAGACACTTCATCTCTCCTGGAGACACCAATGTGGAGCTGTTTAAACGTGGGAGAGGTTGCAACTACGGGCCACTGGGCACTGAGCTCAGGGAGAATGTGCTGCACCAGTGGTGGCGTTCGATGACTGGATCCAGAGATCAGGTGTTCGGGATCAACACGCCGAGTTGCAGCACAGGAAGTCACGATGCAGCTAGGGGACAATGGGGATACCTGGCGGTCCCAGATCCTAATAACGTCGTAAATATACTAGAGGAGACCGAGCTGAGCAAGGAGCAGAACGTCCACACGTTTCTGCAGACATCACCTATGTTGAGAACCAGCCTCATTCCAG GGTCTTTGGAGCAGTTTGTCCCCATATTTGAGATGGTGAACAGGAAGCTCCCATTTGGCATCGCTGAAACTGGTCGATGTTTTCAGTCCTCGAAAGACGGTGATGGCTG cccagcagaagtcacacagGCATCTCTTGTCTGGTTCTGCTCCTCTCGAACCTCCTCGCAATGGTTGGACCACTGGGCTCGACAGAGGCTCAAGTGGTGGAGAAAG TTTGCCCTCGCTCCATCGGACTTCAGCAGCAGTGACGTCTCTCTAGATGAACTAGAGGGGCCAACGTCACGCGGTTTGAAGATCTTCTACAAATTCCCGTGGGGACAGGAGCCAGTGGAGGTTCTATGGAGCCGAGGAGACGGCGAACTGCTCCAGTTGCACAAAGAAGCCCGCTCTAAACTCCAG AGTCGAGATGGGCGCAAGTCTATTCCTCACGTAGTTTCAATTACCGGGAACGTCAATCGCGGTTTATTGGCTTTTCTGTCCAACTCGCTGCAGCTACACAAGAGAGAAGACACCAAACAGAAGCTACAGCAGAGAAAA GTTCTGAAATTACATCCATTGTTGGCTCCAGTCAAAGTGGCTTTAGTTATTAGCAGGGGAGCCACCATGGAGCTGAGGAAG GTTTGTGAAGGGCTGCTGCAGGAGTTAAAAGAGTCTAAAATCTCTGCTTGGCCCGGATATCTTGAAACATCACCCTCACCAATGGATCAGCTCAACTCCAA ATATGATGAGATGGGCGTGCTTTTTACTGCGGTGATCAGTGGGAACACTCTGGAGAGCGGCCTCCTACAGATACGCAGCAGAGACACCACCATCAAGGAGACCATGCATATTTCGGAACTGAAGAACTTCCTCTGTAGATATATCTCTGCTGCAGACAACATGTAA
- the polg2 gene encoding DNA polymerase subunit gamma-2, mitochondrial isoform X1, translated as MFNHLVKKGLLKCAFRCTPRVWQHVRRRCCPPTNLDHTRTLLQLFVDRHFISPGDTNVELFKRGRGCNYGPLGTELRENVLHQWWRSMTGSRDQVFGINTPSCSTGSHDAARGQWGYLAVPDPNNVVNILEETELSKEQNVHTFLQTSPMLRTSLIPGSLEQFVPIFEMVNRKLPFGIAETGRCFQSSKDGDGCPAEVTQASLVWFCSSRTSSQWLDHWARQRLKWWRKFALAPSDFSSSDVSLDELEGPTSRGLKIFYKFPWGQEPVEVLWSRGDGELLQLHKEARSKLQSRDGRKSIPHVVSITGNVNRGLLAFLSNSLQLHKREDTKQKLQQRKVLKLHPLLAPVKVALVISRGATMELRKVCEGLLQELKESKISAWPGYLETSPSPMDQLNSKYDEMGVLFTAVISGNTLESGLLQIRSRDTTIKETMHISELKNFLCRYISAADNM; from the exons ATGTTCAATCACTTAGTAAAGAAAGGCCTACTAAAGTGTGCGTTCCGATGTACGCCGCGTGTTTGGCAACATGTAAGAAGACGCTGCTGTCCACCAACCAATTTGGATCATACCAGGACTTTGTTGCAGCTCTTTGTGGACAGACACTTCATCTCTCCTGGAGACACCAATGTGGAGCTGTTTAAACGTGGGAGAGGTTGCAACTACGGGCCACTGGGCACTGAGCTCAGGGAGAATGTGCTGCACCAGTGGTGGCGTTCGATGACTGGATCCAGAGATCAGGTGTTCGGGATCAACACGCCGAGTTGCAGCACAGGAAGTCACGATGCAGCTAGGGGACAATGGGGATACCTGGCGGTCCCAGATCCTAATAACGTCGTAAATATACTAGAGGAGACCGAGCTGAGCAAGGAGCAGAACGTCCACACGTTTCTGCAGACATCACCTATGTTGAGAACCAGCCTCATTCCAG GGTCTTTGGAGCAGTTTGTCCCCATATTTGAGATGGTGAACAGGAAGCTCCCATTTGGCATCGCTGAAACTGGTCGATGTTTTCAGTCCTCGAAAGACGGTGATGGCTG cccagcagaagtcacacagGCATCTCTTGTCTGGTTCTGCTCCTCTCGAACCTCCTCGCAATGGTTGGACCACTGGGCTCGACAGAGGCTCAAGTGGTGGAGAAAG TTTGCCCTCGCTCCATCGGACTTCAGCAGCAGTGACGTCTCTCTAGATGAACTAGAGGGGCCAACGTCACGCGGTTTGAAGATCTTCTACAAATTCCCGTGGGGACAGGAGCCAGTGGAGGTTCTATGGAGCCGAGGAGACGGCGAACTGCTCCAGTTGCACAAAGAAGCCCGCTCTAAACTCCAG AGTCGAGATGGGCGCAAGTCTATTCCTCACGTAGTTTCAATTACCGGGAACGTCAATCGCGGTTTATTGGCTTTTCTGTCCAACTCGCTGCAGCTACACAAGAGAGAAGACACCAAACAGAAGCTACAGCAGAGAAAA GTTCTGAAATTACATCCATTGTTGGCTCCAGTCAAAGTGGCTTTAGTTATTAGCAGGGGAGCCACCATGGAGCTGAGGAAG GTTTGTGAAGGGCTGCTGCAGGAGTTAAAAGAGTCTAAAATCTCTGCTTGGCCCGGATATCTTGAAACATCACCCTCACCAATGGATCAGCTCAACTCCAA ATATGATGAGATGGGCGTGCTTTTTACTGCGGTGATCAGTGGGAACACTCTGGAGAGCGGCCTCCTACAGATACGCAGCAGAGACACCACCATCAAGGAGACCATGCATATTTCGGAACTGAAGAACTTCCTCTGTAGATATATCTCTGCTGCAGACAACATGTAA
- the LOC119125565 gene encoding probable ATP-dependent RNA helicase DDX5: MPGFSDRDRGRDRGYGGGPPRFGGGRGGPPPVKFGNPGDRLRKRHWNLDELPKFQKNFYQEHPDVTRRLLPEVEQYRISREVTVKGRECPKPILRFNEAAFPNYVMDMVIKQNWIEPTPIQAQGWPVALSGKDMVGIAQTGSGKTLAYLLPAIVHIQHQPFLEHGDGPICLVLAPTRELAQQVQQVAAEYGRASHLKSTCIYGGAPKGPQIRDLERGVEICIATPGRLIDFLECGKTNLQRCTYLVLDEADRMLDMGFEPQIRKIVDQIRPDRQTLMWSATWPKEVQQLAEDFLKDYVQINIGALQLSANHNILQIVDVCNDMEKEDKLLRLLEEIMSEKENKTIIFVETKRRCDEITRSMRRDGWPAMGIHGDKSQQERDWVLNEFRYGKAPILIATDVASRGLDVEDVKFVINYDYPNSSEDYIHRIGRTARSQKTGTAYTFFTPNNMKQASDLIAVLREANQAINPKLLQMAEDRGGRGRGGRGGFRDDRRDRYSGGGRRENFGGGGGYRDNDRGFGNGPRGGFGGKVQNGGSYGGNSHGSYVNHYGNSNGQGNFGGPSNQSGAFGNQSFQGQGPPQFGGMQRQGQNGMNHPFPYVAHPPPPPQAQQPPPPMLPYPMPPPFPQ, encoded by the exons ATGCCAGGGTTTTCAGACAGAGACCGTGGCCGTGATAGAGG ATATGGTGGGGGACCTCCTCGTTTTGGAGGCGGCAGGGGTGGACCTCCCCCGGTAAAGTTTGGAAACCCTGGTGACAGACTAAGAAAGAGACACTGGAACCTTGATGAGCTTCCAAAGTTTCAAAAGAACTTCTACCAGGAACACCCCGATGTCACCCGAAGGCTGCTT CCAGAAGTTGAGCAGTACAGAATAAGCAGAGAAGTGACAGTCAAAGGAAGAGAATGCCCCAAACCAATTTTAAGGTTCAATGAAGCTGCATTTCCAA ACTATGTCATGGACATGGTCATTAAACAAAACTGGATTGAACCAACCCCTATTCAAGCTCAAGGGTGGCCAGTTGCTCTCAGTGGCAAAGATATGGTTGGGATTGCTCAAACTGGCTCTGGGAAAACTCTTGCA TACCTTCTACCTGCTATTGTGCACATCCAACATCAACCCTTCCTGGAGCATGGTGATGGACCTATT TGCTTGGTGTTGGCGCCTACACGAGAGCTGGCCCAGCAGGTGCAACAAGTGGCTGCTGAATACGGCAGGGCCTCCCATCTCAAGAGCACCTGCATCTATGGGGGTGCACCCAAAGGACCCCAAATTCGGGATCTCGAGAGAG GAGTTGAGATTTGTATCGCCACCCCGGGTCGTCTCATTGATTTCCTGGAGTGCGGCAAAACAAATTTGCAGCGTTGCACCTACCTCGTGCTCGATGAGGCCGACCGCATGCTCGACATGGGTTTCGAGCCACAGATCCGCAAGATTGTCGACCAAATACGG CCTGACCGTCAGACCCTGATGTGGAGTGCCACATGGCCCAAAGAAGTTCAGCAGCTTGCTGAGGACTTTCTGAAAGATTATGTACAAATCAACATTGGAGCGCTTCAGCTCAGCGCCAACCATAACATCCTGCAAATTGTTGATGTTTGCAATGACATGGAGAAGGAGGACAA ACTGCTTCGCTTGCTGGAGGAGATAATGagtgaaaaggaaaacaagacaattatttttgtggAGACCAAAAGACGCTGTGATGAGATCACCAGGAGCATGAGAAGAGATGG GTGGCCAGCAATGGGGATTCATGGAGACAAGAGCCAACAGGAGAGAGACTGGGTCCTTAATG AGTTCCGATACGGCAAAGCACCGATCCTCATCGCCACAGACGTGGCCTCCCGCGGCTTAG ATGTGGAGGATGTGAAATTTGTCATCAATTATGACTACCCTAACTCCTCCGAGGATTATATCCACCGCATTGGACGCACAGCCCGGAGTCAAAAAACGGGCACAGCCTACACCTTCTTCACCCCCAACAACATGAAACAGGCAAGTGACCTGATCGCTGTGCTACGCGAGGCCAACCAGGCCATTAACCCCAAGCTCCTCCAAATGGCAGAGGACAGAGGAG GTCGCGGAAGGGGGGGGCGAGGCGGCTTCAGAGATGACCGTCGAGATAGGTATTCTGGAGGTGGGCGGCGTGAGAactttggtggtggtggcggctACAGGGACAATGACAGAGGGTTTGGAAATGGGCCTAGGGGTGGCTTTGGGGGTAAGGTGCAAAATGGGGGCAGCTATGGAGGTAACTCTCATGGTAGTTATGTCAACCATTATGGCAACAGCAATGGCCAAGGTAATTTTGGTGGTCCTTCCAATCAGTCGGGAGCCTTTGGAAACCAAAGCTTCCAGGGCCAGGGCCCACCTCAGTTTGGGGGCATGCAGAGACAGGGCCAGAACGGCATGAACCACCCGTTTCCTTACGTCGCTCATCCCCCACCACCGCCACAGGCTCAACAGCCACCACCTCCAATGTTGCCCTACCCCATGCCACCACCCTTTCCACAGTAG
- the LOC119125599 gene encoding CD209 antigen-like protein E isoform X1, with the protein MVRLHRSEAPLQMDYLNVPQASSEEGTEAETGRKVYRLVAVSLGLLCVLQAALNISLRLTSLYSVSEIDKFAACANSTLEKELKRKIDTIDKYGQEGWVYFPSSLYYVSSTRKTWLRSQVDCVRKGADLVVVDSREEQEFLRKFNIMVWIGLKDRGGTWYWVNGSQLKTSFWAPNEPNKHEGKKEDCVQIRYNDNINNWNDVICDEQHFWICEKKV; encoded by the exons ATGGTGAGACTTCATCGTTCGGAGGCTCCACTGCAGATGGACTACTTGAACGTGCCTCAAGCTTCAAGCGAAGAAGGGACAGAGGCAGAGACGG GCAGAAAGGTGTACAGACTCGTCGCTGTGAGCCTCGGACTGTTGTGTGTCCTCCAAGCTGCTCTCAACATTTCACTACGTCTTACTTCTC TGTATTCTGTCAGTGAAATAGACAAATTTGCTGCGTGTGCAAACTCCACTCTTGAGAAagaactgaaaagaaaaatcgatACTATTG ATAAATATGgacaagaagggtgggtataTTTTCCCTCCAGTTTGTATTACGTCTCTTCCACGAGGAAAACGTGGCTCCGCAGTCAAGTCGACTGCGTGAGGAAAGGTGCAGACCTGGTGGTTGTCGACAGCAGGGAAGAGCAG GAGTTTCTCAGAAAATTCAACATTATGGTGTGGATTGGGCTGAAAGATCGTGGGGGCACGTGGTATTGGGTCAACGGGTCTCAGCTGAAAACAAG CTTCTGGGCTCCAAATGAACCCAATAAACATGAAGGCAAAAAAGAAGACTGTGTACAAATACGGTACAATGACAATATAAACAACTGGAATGATGTCATATGTGATGAACAACATTTTTGGATCTGTGAAAAAAAGGTGTGA
- the LOC119125599 gene encoding CD209 antigen-like protein E isoform X2, whose amino-acid sequence MVRLHRSEAPLQMDYLNVPQASSEEGTEAETGRKVYRLVAVSLGLLCVLQAALNISLRLTSHKYGQEGWVYFPSSLYYVSSTRKTWLRSQVDCVRKGADLVVVDSREEQEFLRKFNIMVWIGLKDRGGTWYWVNGSQLKTSFWAPNEPNKHEGKKEDCVQIRYNDNINNWNDVICDEQHFWICEKKV is encoded by the exons ATGGTGAGACTTCATCGTTCGGAGGCTCCACTGCAGATGGACTACTTGAACGTGCCTCAAGCTTCAAGCGAAGAAGGGACAGAGGCAGAGACGG GCAGAAAGGTGTACAGACTCGTCGCTGTGAGCCTCGGACTGTTGTGTGTCCTCCAAGCTGCTCTCAACATTTCACTACGTCTTACTTCTC ATAAATATGgacaagaagggtgggtataTTTTCCCTCCAGTTTGTATTACGTCTCTTCCACGAGGAAAACGTGGCTCCGCAGTCAAGTCGACTGCGTGAGGAAAGGTGCAGACCTGGTGGTTGTCGACAGCAGGGAAGAGCAG GAGTTTCTCAGAAAATTCAACATTATGGTGTGGATTGGGCTGAAAGATCGTGGGGGCACGTGGTATTGGGTCAACGGGTCTCAGCTGAAAACAAG CTTCTGGGCTCCAAATGAACCCAATAAACATGAAGGCAAAAAAGAAGACTGTGTACAAATACGGTACAATGACAATATAAACAACTGGAATGATGTCATATGTGATGAACAACATTTTTGGATCTGTGAAAAAAAGGTGTGA